In a genomic window of Deinococcus metalli:
- a CDS encoding HAD family hydrolase, translating to MSPERRPSLPTALPLLLAFDLDGTLIPDRGDSVADDVVSALDRLRALGVKLAIITGRDAAPARVTEVMQPDAVATNNGGRIEVDGTVHADAAFTPEDLEAVLAHELEGARVVLFAADTLYVDVPAGAEPEPWMVLRGYRPLAEAPRDAVLKVGYFHPQVAGFASRLRGSHPHLVLTGAQDPYPHFLTVTPEGAHKGAALALIAEALDVPPAHTVAFGDSDNDEAMLEVAGFGVQVGTLPLLARHAHAQVPEQADLGAFLHAWADQLTGA from the coding sequence GTGAGTCCTGAACGCCGCCCCTCCCTGCCCACGGCCCTGCCCCTGCTGCTGGCCTTCGACCTGGACGGCACGCTGATCCCGGACCGGGGCGACAGCGTGGCCGACGACGTGGTGAGCGCCCTGGACCGTCTGCGCGCGCTGGGCGTGAAGCTGGCGATCATCACCGGGCGGGACGCGGCGCCGGCGCGGGTGACGGAGGTCATGCAGCCCGACGCGGTCGCCACCAACAACGGCGGCCGCATCGAGGTGGACGGCACCGTGCACGCCGATGCGGCCTTCACGCCGGAGGACCTGGAGGCCGTGCTGGCGCACGAACTGGAGGGCGCGCGGGTGGTGCTGTTCGCCGCGGATACGCTGTACGTGGACGTGCCGGCCGGCGCCGAGCCGGAGCCGTGGATGGTGCTGCGCGGCTACCGGCCGCTGGCGGAGGCGCCGCGCGACGCGGTCCTGAAGGTCGGGTACTTCCATCCGCAGGTGGCGGGTTTCGCCAGCCGGCTGCGCGGCTCGCACCCGCACCTGGTGCTGACCGGCGCGCAGGACCCCTACCCACACTTCCTGACCGTCACGCCCGAGGGCGCGCACAAGGGCGCGGCGCTCGCGCTGATCGCGGAGGCGCTGGACGTGCCGCCCGCCCACACCGTGGCCTTCGGGGACAGCGACAACGACGAGGCCATGCTGGAGGTGGCCGGCTTCGGCGTGCAGGTGGGCACACTGCCCCTGCTGGCCCGCCACGCGCACGCGCAGGTACCGGAGCAGGCGGACCTGGGCGCGTTCCTGCACGCGTGGGCCGATCAGCTCACCGGCGCGTGA
- the rplS gene encoding 50S ribosomal protein L19, whose amino-acid sequence MQKTVTVNRGAILRAVEQPHIKQDHPEFRPGDTVRVETKVVEGNRTRNQAFEGVVIAMNGSGSRKSFTVRKISFGEGVERVFPFSSPLLAKVTVLERGKVRRAKLYYLRDLRGKAARIKSDRSRVMKDAANAKATRADAKAAPAEPAADAQAE is encoded by the coding sequence ATGCAGAAGACCGTGACCGTGAACCGTGGCGCCATCCTGCGCGCCGTCGAGCAGCCGCACATCAAGCAGGATCACCCCGAGTTCCGCCCCGGCGACACCGTGCGCGTGGAAACGAAGGTCGTGGAAGGCAACCGCACCCGCAACCAGGCCTTCGAGGGCGTGGTCATCGCCATGAACGGCTCGGGCAGCCGCAAGAGCTTCACCGTGCGCAAGATCTCCTTCGGTGAAGGCGTGGAGCGCGTGTTCCCCTTCTCCAGCCCCCTGCTGGCGAAGGTCACGGTGCTGGAACGCGGCAAGGTGCGCCGCGCCAAGCTGTACTACCTGCGCGACCTGCGCGGCAAGGCCGCCCGGATCAAGAGCGACCGCAGCCGCGTGATGAAGGACGCCGCGAACGCCAAGGCCACCCGCGCCGACGCCAAGGCGGCCCCGGCCGAGCCGGCCGCCGACGCCCAGGCCGAGTAA
- a CDS encoding Rrf2 family transcriptional regulator, with protein sequence MNSQYAVAVHVLSLISAYPEASSSADIAASVGTNPVVIRNVTGLLRRAGLLRTQRGVAGAALTRPPAQITLLDVYRAVNGQDSVFRLHEHPHPQCPVGANIQVTLEERFGRAQAALERELARTTLADVMSDLAARAG encoded by the coding sequence ATGAACAGCCAGTACGCCGTGGCCGTCCACGTCCTGTCCCTCATCAGTGCCTACCCAGAGGCGTCGAGTTCGGCGGACATCGCCGCGAGCGTGGGCACCAATCCGGTCGTGATCCGCAACGTGACCGGCCTGCTGCGCCGCGCCGGTCTGCTGCGCACGCAGCGCGGCGTGGCGGGTGCGGCGCTGACCCGGCCACCCGCGCAGATCACCCTGCTCGACGTGTACCGCGCGGTGAACGGTCAGGACTCGGTGTTCCGCCTGCATGAGCACCCGCACCCACAGTGCCCGGTCGGCGCGAACATCCAGGTCACTCTGGAGGAGCGTTTCGGCCGGGCACAGGCGGCCCTGGAGCGGGAACTCGCGCGGACCACGCTGGCCGACGTGATGTCGGATCTGGCCGCACGGGCGGGCTGA
- a CDS encoding SDR family oxidoreductase yields MSQFPIIAVTGATGHLGRHVVQALLDKGVPAGNIVALVRDPARASEFAAQGVQVRQADYAQPESLSAALAGVERVLLISGTDMQNRVEQHRNVIGAAKDAGVKLIAYTSILNADTTAMLLAADHQATEAALRESGVPYTLLRNGWYVENYTGNLAQTLPHGVLVGAGGSGQLTPAPRRDYAEAAATVLTEGGHDNATYELGGDTPVTLAQLADEISRQTGQPYAYVNQSVPEYTATLTGLGLPAGAAAMFADSDAGIARGELSTASGDLRRLIGRPTTPLPDAVAASLPR; encoded by the coding sequence ATGTCGCAATTCCCCATCATCGCCGTCACCGGAGCCACCGGCCACCTCGGCCGCCACGTCGTCCAGGCCCTGCTCGACAAGGGCGTCCCGGCCGGCAATATCGTCGCCCTCGTGCGCGACCCGGCCAGGGCGAGCGAGTTCGCGGCCCAGGGCGTGCAGGTCCGCCAGGCCGACTATGCCCAGCCGGAATCCCTGAGCGCCGCGCTGGCCGGGGTCGAGCGCGTGCTGCTGATCTCCGGCACCGATATGCAGAACCGCGTGGAGCAGCACCGCAACGTCATCGGCGCCGCGAAGGACGCGGGCGTGAAGCTGATCGCATACACCAGCATCCTGAATGCCGACACCACCGCCATGCTCCTCGCCGCGGACCATCAGGCCACCGAGGCCGCCCTGCGCGAGTCCGGCGTGCCGTACACCCTGCTGCGCAACGGCTGGTATGTCGAGAACTACACCGGGAACCTCGCGCAGACCCTCCCGCACGGCGTGCTGGTCGGCGCGGGCGGCAGCGGCCAGCTCACGCCCGCGCCCCGCCGCGACTACGCCGAGGCCGCCGCGACCGTCCTGACTGAGGGCGGCCACGACAACGCCACCTATGAACTCGGCGGCGACACGCCGGTCACGCTGGCCCAGCTCGCGGACGAGATCAGCCGCCAGACCGGCCAGCCCTACGCCTACGTGAACCAGTCGGTGCCGGAGTACACGGCGACCCTGACCGGCCTGGGTCTGCCGGCCGGCGCGGCCGCCATGTTCGCCGACAGCGACGCCGGCATCGCGCGCGGTGAACTGAGCACGGCCAGCGGCGACCTGCGCCGCCTGATCGGCCGCCCCACCACGCCCCTGCCGGACGCGGTCGCGGCCTCCCTGCCCCGCTGA